CCTGACCTCGCTTGAAGTGGCCGTATGACGGATAAGCTTCCACGAGTCACCGCCGATGACGCCATCAGAGCCTTAGAAAGGGCTGGCTTCTACCTGGCGAGACAGAGTGGAAGCCATAAGATCTTCAAGAATGAAGCGGGGACGAGGATAACCATCCCGTACCGCTCAGGAAAGATCCTCCATCCAAAAATCCTGAAAAGCATCCTCAAAGACGCGGACTTGACTGCGGACGAATTTATCGACCTTATGAGATAAAGGTCAGGTTCATCTTTTTCAACGACACCGCCGCCCCGAACCCAGCCGCGCGCCTCCCTGCCGATCGAGCCCGGGCCGCCCCTCTACCCCGCGGGCGCGGTCCCCGGCCACGAAATGACCTGAAAACGGACGAAAGTGCAGAAGAGGACTCTGAGAGGATGCCAAAAAATGGGGCACTTTTCTCAAGTCAAGAGGAATCTGGTCCCTCAACTCTGATAATGGCCTCCATCTCGTTGAGCACGTCCTCAACGAAGACTTCCCGACACTCCGAGACTTTCTTCTCGCTCTCGATATGAAGATGATGCGGGAAGGTCTTCACATCTGGCCAGTGGGGAGCGTTGTCCCACCTTCGCACCATCTTCGCCTCTTTTTGTGCGTGGTAGGAATAACGCCTGAAGTCCCTGCCCAGTGCTTCGTTGATGGAGTGGACGTATCACCCTTGAGCTTTGCAACGGCCCGAAGCGCCTGTCTTCCGGGCTCCTGGACCAACACCATTACTTCAATCTCCTCGACGATCTGGCTGGAATAGAGGGCGTCGAGGATATCCTGGACCTTTTTCATTTCCCGACGCCTTCGAGATTGGCCTGGACGCCCGCCCAGTATTCGCGGGCCGCCTCGCGGCTCTCCCAGATTATGACGTCATCCCCCTCGTCGAAGGACTCAGCGCCCTTACGCGATCTGATCCGCTCTTGAAAGTCCTCAAAGCCCATATCTAACTTGGCGCCCATCTCTTCGATCAGGGGGTCGAAGTCCCCAAGAAGGGGGACATTCCCTATCCATCACCGAAAGTTTGTATGTCTCATCTCAGGAGATCATCGACCTCTAGGCCCGACTGGCTCAAGATCGCCTTCAATGTGACTTTCTTAAGTTCATCATGGAGAGGGACTGAAGAAACGATCTCTCCTTTTTGAAGG
The sequence above is drawn from the Methanothrix harundinacea 6Ac genome and encodes:
- a CDS encoding type II toxin-antitoxin system HicA family toxin, with the translated sequence MISGERLIRILARKGFSVKRRAGSHVVLQKGEIVSSVPLHDELKKVTLKAILSQSGLEVDDLLR
- a CDS encoding type II toxin-antitoxin system HicA family toxin codes for the protein MTDKLPRVTADDAIRALERAGFYLARQSGSHKIFKNEAGTRITIPYRSGKILHPKILKSILKDADLTADEFIDLMR
- a CDS encoding toxin-antitoxin system TumE family protein, whose product is MVRRWDNAPHWPDVKTFPHHLHIESEKKVSECREVFVEDVLNEMEAIIRVEGPDSS